GAAATGAGGCCTGATTCGATCTTTGCCAGATCCAGCAGCTCGGAAGCCAGATGCACGAGCGCCAGGACCCGCTCTGAAGTTCTGGTGAGGATTTCCCGCTGCTTTGCCGTCAACTCTCCCGCCAGCCCGTCCAACACCACATTGAGCTGCATGAGCACGGTATTCATGGGGCTGCGGATTTCATGAGACACCATGGTCACGAAATCGGATTTGAGCTGATCCATTTTTTTCATCGCCGTGATGTCATGGAGAACAGTAATCGTGCCCAGGTTCCTGCCCATCCGATCCCGAAAGGGTGCGCATCGAGCATCAAGAATCTTCTCTTGGTCCGCTTCTTTCGAGCCGAGACGAATCTCTTCGCACAGTTCGATGCGTTCGTCCGGAGCGCTGGTTAAGGCTCGATCCATCATATTCTCTAAAGCATCGTTGCGGATGAATTCGGACACAGGGCGACCGACAACCCTTTCCCCGGTATAGCCCAATAGGCGGAGAAAGGCCGGATTGGCCAGTACGACCCTTTTGTCGGGGTCCGTGGCCATAACGCCATCCGCGAGCTGGTTGATCATCACGTGCATTCGAGACTTTTCGGTGGCGATGTCCTGCAGGGTCCGCGTGAATTCCAAAGCCTTCGAGACCACGATGCGAAGTTGCTCCGGTGAAAAAGGCTTGGGAATGAAATCGAACGCCCCCTTTTTCATGGCCTCGATGGAATTCTCAACGGTCGCATACCCGGTGATCACGATGATCGCCGTATCCGGATGGAGGAGTTTAATCCGTTCGAGGACTTCAAGCCCGGCCAAGCCGGGCATCATCAGGTCCAGCAAAACGATATCGAAATGCTCCTGATCAATCATGGATAACCCGATCCGTCCGTTTTCGGCCCGGTCCACCTCGAAGCCTTCCGAGGTCAATACCTTGTGGCAACCATCACGGATCCGTTTTTCGTCATCCATCACCAGGATTTTGGGTGTGAAGGCAGCCTTTGCCCCTGATCGATTCCCCATGGTTTACACATCCTTTACCGGAGAATCCGCCGGTTCGAGCGGTATCGAACTCGAGTTGTCAGCCGGCACGAAGAGGGGCAGCTCAAGAAGAAATGTTGTTCCATGCGGGCTCGTCTGTTTCACGGAAATGTTTCCTCCATTCTCCTGCACGATTCCATATGCCGTGCTGAGTCCTAGTCCCGTCCCTTTTCCCGGCTCCTTTGTGGTGAAAAATGGATCAAAAATCTTGGACAAATTCTCTTCGGGGATCCCGCATCCCGTATCTTCTATTTCCAGATATGCTTTCTTGGCGGGTTTGTCCCGGTAACTCCTGAATAGCAATGTTCCCTCTCCATTCATGGCGCCGATCGCATTCATGATCAGATTAATACACACTTGAGTAAGATGATTCTTGTCCACATGCACAAGCATCATATCGTCTGAAAGCTCTCGAATCACTTGGATATTTCGGAAGATGGCCTGATCCCGAATAAGCATCAGACTTTGTTCCAAGAGGTCATTGAATTGGATGAATTCCCTTATCGGGCTTGTTTGCCGGCTGTACGCGAGGAGACTCTTGACAATCTCCTTGCATCGGTTTGCGTCTTCGATCACGTACTCGAGGTCTTCCCGGAATGGATTGTCGTCGGTCATCTGCTCTAATATCGAGTTCGCGTAAAGAAGGATTCCACCCAGAGGATTGTTGATTTCATGGGCCACTCCGGCGGCCAATTGGCCCAGTGACGCCAATTTTTCCGATTGCGCCAGTTGTTCCTGGGCTTGCTTCAGCTTCTGTTCAACAGCGATTTTTTCACGAAGGTCATTGAAGATGCCCATCGTAGCGATTTCCTGCCCATCCTCGTACATGATGGAGGCCGTGATTTCCGCGGGTATTTCCTCACTGTTGGCATTTAGAATCTTAATCGTCGTGCTGGGTAATTTCCCTTTGCCTCCCAAGGTCTCGTCCCGCAGCTTCTTCATGATGGCCCGGGCGACCCCCGGCGGATAGAGGTTTTCCACGGATTCCTTATCCACCATTTCGGCAACGCTGTATCCAAAGAGTTTCTCAGCGGCGGGATTCATAAACAATATCTTTCCGTTGCGGCTTGCGGCCACGATGGCGCACGCTGAACTTTCCACGGCTCGTTCCAGGAATTCCTTGGTTTCTCTAAGCGCCTTCTCCAGCACTTTCAGGCGGGTTACGTCCCGTACGCTCTCCATGACATACATCACTTCTCCATTATCGTCGAGGATGGGAGAGAATACGCGATCTTCCCAGATTTCTCCGTTCTCTTCGGAGAGAATCCTTCTCAGCGTCGAATGCCCTTTCTTTTCTTCCAGGACCTTCGGCAAGGGGCAGATATTGGGCGAACACGGGTCTTTGGAATTGTAAAACACCTGATGACAGCTTTTCCCCATCAATTCTCCCACGGGCATACCGAATTTCTTGACCGCTACCTCGTTTGCATAAACGATTACTTTGTCTTTGCCCAGAATGAGAGTCGGCAGGGAGAGCGAATCAAAGACCCGCACCCTCCAGTCGGAATGATTTGAAACACAGTCGTTCGTTCCAGCCATCACGCACCTTCGTGTTTGTGGAATTTCCGAGGTCCCTCGCAACCGAGGTCTTGGAGAAACCAGGGAGCAAACGCCGCGTTCGGTTGCTTCGTTCTCCGGAGGAGGTAACCAGGGCCGTACAAGTGGGAGATCGGAAGTTCAGAGGTCGATGGAGAACAAAGAGACAGCGAGGCGAGTCTGCAAGTCAAGCGAATTCCACTGGTTTGGATTCATTTCCATGGGAGCTCGCATGAGTGGGCCTCATGGCGGTGGATCACCATTTCCACGACAGCGCCTCTCGATCGAGCCGAGGAGGCGCGTCGTCCGAAGCCGCTTTGCCTGCTCACGCAAGGTTTTCTTTGACAATACCCATAAGCTTTTCGAGATCGATCGGCTTGGGAATGAAGTCATCGGCCAGAGTTGACATGCCGTCCTGGTGGGTGTAACGGGTCAGTTCGACCGCCGATCCCACGGCAGTGAGCAGCACCACGGCGATGTCTTCGTAGTCCGGATCGTTCTTGAGTTCATTGCACAGCGTATATCCGTCCTTCCTGGGCATCATCACGTCCAGAATCACCAGCGCGGGCTTCTCTTCCTTGATCCGGTCCCAAGCCTCGACGCCGTCGTACGCCTTCTTAACACGGTAGCTCTGGCTCTCCAATTTCATGGATACGGCTTCCACAAGATCCGGATCGTCATCCACGACCAGCACGAGCGGTTTACTTATCATTATGTGTCCTCCCTGTAACCGGCGCGAAACCGATGAAAAACTATGTAGTCCGGGATTCGCCCCGAGTTAGACTTTCGGCCTGGGCAAAAGTCCTGCCCGCTCCACGATTTCGGGCACCTTTTCTTCCCATTCGATGGCCATGATGTGGAATCCCCGGACACCCTCCATTTCCTTGAGACGTTGTATGGTCTCGACGCACATGGTAATCCCTTCTTCCGGCTGTTTTTCCTTCGGCACGCCTGACAGCCGCTTCACGACATCGTCGGGGACGTCCATGCCCGGCACTCTGTTTTTCATGTATTTCGCCATGCCCGCCGATTTCATTGGAGTGACCCCGGCCAGGATAGCCACTTTCTCGTGTAAGCCGCGATCCCGAACACCTTGCATCCACCGCTCGAATTTGTCCAGATTGTAAATGCATTGAGTCTGAATGAAATCAGCGCCTGCTTTCACTTTCTTGGCGAGGCGGGCCACCCGGAGTTCGAACGGGTCCGCGAACGGGTTGGCTGCAGCCCCGATGAACATTTTGGGAGGGTTCTCGATGTCGTCTCCGCCCTGGAATTTTCCTTGATCCCGCATTTTTCGCACGGTTTGAATGAGCTGAATGGAATCCAGGTCGTAGACGTTCGCTGCGGAGGGATGATCCCCAAAACAGGGATGATCGCCCGACAGGCAGAGCATCGTATTGATTGAATGGGCGTATGCGCCAAGGATATCCGACTGCATGGCCAATCGGTTACGGTCCCGAGTGACCATCTGGAGTATCGGGTTCAGCCCCAGTTGCTTGAGCAGGATGCAGGCGCTCAAGCTGGACATTCGGACAACGGCCGTCTGGTTGTCGGTAACGTTCACCGCGTCCACATAGCCCCGCAGTATCTCTGCTTTCCGTTGGATTTTTTCCGGTACGGCGCCGCGGGGAGGTCCGCATTCAGACGTTACCGCAAGCTGTCCCGTTGCCAATACTTTTTCCAAAATGCTATCTGTTTTCATCACGCCAAATCCTCTTTAATGATCTTGCGAGGGCCGCCGTCCCGGCTCGTGCGCCAGTCTTTTGCTTCCATAATGTCTTCGTACCGATCTTGGAGTCCTAATGCATTCAAACGGTCCCAAATCAACTGCCACGCGCAGTCCGTATCTGGATTGATTTCGCATTTGCCGTGGGTGGATCCGCCACAGGGGCCGTTGAGCAGACGTTTGGAACACCGGGCAATGGGGCATATGCCTCCGGTGACTGCAAGGACGCATTCCCCGCACCCTTGACAGCGCTCGGCCCAAACGCCCTGGCGCTCCGAGGCGCCCATGAACTTGGTGTTGACCGCGGGAAACACCGGCAGGTTCTTAAACCGCCGGGCCACTTCCTGCACTCCGCAGCCGCAGGCCATGGAAACCACGGCTTCCGCCCGATCGATAATGGGAGCCAATTCTTCCACGTATTCGGGATCGCATTGTCTTTCCAACGTGATTTCCGTGACGTCGAGGGGCTCCCCGCTTTTCATGCGCGCCATTTGGAGAACAGAAGAGAGAATGCCCACTTCCTTGCGGCCTCCGGCAGCGCAAACAGTGACGCACTCGTTGCATCCCGCCAGGATGATCCGCCGGTACGGCCGTATATATTCGATGATTTCGTCAATGGGTTTTGACTCGGCTGTAATCATACTATTGTACTCCCTGATAAGATGTGTGCTACGAACCCGCAGCCGCCCGAATGTTCTTTTCTACGAATTTCTTGATGGGATTTGGGCCCATGGCACGGACCTTTTCTGTAAATTCCTTCACGGTGTGAGCAAATCGACCGCCCATCCCCGCAGACATTGTGGTCATTTCGATTCGTTCCCCACCGATGCCGATCTCGTCCACCATCTTTTGCGCCTGCTTCACACGTTGAGCCGCCCGGATATTGCCGACTTTGAAATGGCAGTCACCTTCTAGACAGCCTTCTACGAGGACGCCGTCCGCCCCTTTCTGCAGCGATCGAAGGATATGGAGCGTGTCGACTTTCCCCGTACATGGGACGCGAACGATTTTTACATTCGGGGGGTAGGTCATTCTCATGGTTCCCGCCATATCCGCGGCTGTGTATGCGCAATAATGGCAACAAAACGCTACAATAACCGGTTCGAAGTGTTCCATTACATGATTCCTTCCAACAGGCCGTCTAGCTCGGCCGTGATTCGATCGTCTTCGAACTGCATAAGCTGGATGGCTTTTGCCGGACATTCGGCCGCGCATACGCCGCACCCGTGACACTTGGCCGGATCGATTTCGGAATGGCCGTCCGCATTGATAAAAGGAACATCGAAAGGACAGGCCCGCACACAGATCAAACAGGCGGCGCACTTCTCGCTGTCCACTCTGGCAATCGCGGCTCCCAATTCCACTTTCTCCATGGCGAGAAGCGTCTGGGCCCTACCTGCCGCGGCTTGGGCTTGCGTGATGCTGTCGCGAATGGATTTGGGGCCGTGGGCGGTACCTGCGACGAAAAATCCGGGTGCGGGCAGGTCCACCGGTCTCAGCTTGACATGGTCTTCAAGGAAGTACCCGTCTCCAGTCCGGGGCAGTCGAAAAATAGCGGCCAGATCCTCCGTGGACTCGTCATCGGCAACAAACCCCGTGCTCAGTGCGAGGCAATCCGCATCCACTTGGATCAATCGATCCAGAATCGGATCGGTGAACGTAACGGCGAGCCGGCTTTCGTTCGCCCGGACCTCGGGGAGACCCTCCAGGCCGTATCGGGCGAAAATGACGCCCTGTCTTCTCGCTTCCCTGTAATAATCCTCATATAGACCGTAGGTCCTCATGTCGCGATACAGGATAACCACCTGGATGTCGGGATCGGATTGTTTGATGCGGAGGGCGTTCTTCACCGCCGTCAGACAACAGATTCGGGAACAGTTTGGATTCTCGGGCACCCGGGAGCCCACGCACTGAATCATGACCACCCGCTCCCAGCCCTTGACCGTGTCGGGCTGCTCCTCCAGGAGGACATCCAGGTCTTTCTGAGTGACCACGGCCTTATGTTCATCCAGAAGGTACTGTTTGGGCCGATGAGCGAGCGCGCCGGTGGCGAGAATGGTGACCCCGTGCTGGATCTGCCGGTAATACATCTGAGGACCGATCTGAAGTCCGGTTTTGAACAGTCCCGGCATGCCCGTGTGATCCACGACAATCGCGCCCGTGAGCGTTTGAATGCGCTCATGTCCTTTGACGCGCTCGATCAGGTCTTCCATGTAAGCTCGAACGTCTTCGCCTTCGATGGTCTTGCGTATATCCTTGGCCAATCCGCCCAGTTCCGATTCTTTCTCCACCAGGAAGACTCGGTATCCTTCATCGGCAAGGCTTAAGGCCGAATTCATTCCCGTCACGCCGCCGCCCACTACAAGAACGTCCTTATTAACGGTCATATAATGGTCGGTGAGCGGGTGAGCGAGGCCGACGCCGGCAACCGCCATGCGGAGCAGATCCTTGGCCTTGGCCGTGGCCTTTACGGGCTGATCCGAATGCACCCAGGCCGCCTGGTCCCGAATGTTCGCCATTTCCAGCAGGTATTTGTTCAACCCCGCTTTACGTAGCGTGTCCTGAAAAAGGACCTCGTGTGTTCGCGGGGAGAACCCTCCAATCACGATGCGATTCAGTTCCTTTTCCCGGATGGTGTCTTGTATGTGTTCGAGCGCTTCCCGGCTGCAGCCATATCCCGTCATTTCGGACAGGACCACATGAGGCAAGTGCCGGGCATAAGAAACAAGATCATCCAGATCGATGACGTCNNGTCTCCGATATCGTGGCCGCAGTCAAAGACGAACACCCCGATTCGAGGCTCCTCCCCCGACACGTCTCGCTCGGGAGGATACTCTTCCTCGACCTCGAACAGGAGTTCCCGGCCGACCAGGCCTTTTGACGACACGCATGCGGCCGCACTGGCCTGTGTCAGGGTTTCCGGAATGTCTTTCGGGCTCTCGAAAAGTCCGCATACGTAAACGCCCGGCCGGGATGTGGCTACAGGCTCGAAGCTACCGGTTTTGACGAAGTTGTGTTCGTTAAGTTCAATCCCGAGCTTCTCTCCCAGCGCGGAGAGATCGGATGGAATGCGAAATCCCGTTGAAAGAATTACCATATCGAACACTTCGCTCCTCGGCGAGCTGTCGCCCTCGAGCACGTAGCGGATCAAGAGGTCGTCCGTTCCCGACGCGTGTTCGACCGAGTGCGGCCTGGAGCGGACAAACCGGACGCCCAGATCTTTCTTGGCTCGCTGATAGTAAAGTTCGTAGTCTTTACCGAATGTCCGCATGTCCATGTAAAACATGACTGTTTCGATTTCGTCGTGGAACCGTTCCTTTGTGACCATGGCTTCTTTCAACGCATACATGCAACACACGCTGGAACAGTATGAAACATCCCCTTGATTGACGTTTCTGGAGCCCGCGCACTGTATCCAGGCTATCTTGCGAGGAATTCTGCTGTCCGAGGGCCGAACGAGTTCCCCTTTGGTGGGTCCGGAAGCGGACATGATCCGCTCGTACTCCAGTCCCGTGACCACATTAGGCAGAATTCCGTGCTGATACATCTCGACTGTTTTCGGATCGCACAAAGAGGCCCCGGGAGCTAAAATGACGGCCCCCACTCCCAATTCGCGGAACACGGGTTGTTCGCCCGGCAGAATGGCGCCCGCCTTGCACACGTCCACCAGGGCCTGAATATCCTCACATTTATCCATGTCGATGGAATATGCGAATGGCGTGGCTTGGGGATATCGCATACAGGTGGGGGCGCGGAAGTCAAAGCCGGGGGTGAACCGAACGCACTCCGGAAACTGCTTGAAACAATCCCCACAGGCCGTGCATTTGTCCAGGTCGATGTGCCGGGGGTTTGTCTTCAAGGTTGCCGTGAACCCCCCCGTTTCGCCTGTAAGTTCGTTAAGTTGGGTCAGACCCAGCACCTCCAAGCGCCGTTGGCGGCCGCTTCCGGCCAGATGAGAGGAGAGGGTGCACATATCGCAATTGTTGGTTGGAAACGTGCGATCCAGCTGAGTCACAAGTCCACCGATTGCAGGCGCCTTATCGATCATCAACACGTCTTTCCCTGCCTCGGCAAGGTCCATGGCGGCCTTCATGCCGCCGACGCCTCCGCCTACAATCAGCACTCTGTTGCCAAATCGGGAAATTTCAAAGTCTGCCATCTTTGCTCTCTGCTCTTTCTAAAGTAGACCGGGATTCGGCGGCTTCCTGTGTGCGAAAACCGGGCGTATGGTATGTCAACGCGATCCCAGGCTCTGTTCCATCCAGGACCACGCCATTCGGGGCCCGGCGCACACGAGCCGTACATTCAACTTTGTCTATCCGAAAACTGGAGGCTTGCGCCCCCGCTTTCGCTGGATGAGCCATTTCTCATCAGGTTCGTTTGTCTTATGGCCGGGATTACAGACCCGCGCTATCCAATATGCCGGGGATCCGATGTTCCCAGCCCAGGGTTACAATTTTCACTCCCTGAGCGGATTCTCTCAGAGCCGAGATTGTCTCTCCGGCAATGCGGAAACACTCCAGTATACGGTCGGAAGCCCGCCGGATCCGGTTGATGGTATTTTCCGCGATCTTTACTCCGGGGAGATTCGCGGTCATGTATCGGGCCATACCGACGGATTTCAGTAAGATCACCGTGGGAATGATCGGTACGTTAAGGTCACGCGCTCGCTCTTTGAGGAAGAGGAACTGCTCCGGATCGAAAACGGGCGGAGAGATGAAAAAGCACGCTCCCTTTTCCACCTTTTTTCGAGCTATCTCGAGTTCGGTGTCCAAGGCTTTCTCGTCCCCGAACGGCGCGATGGTGCAGCCGACGATAAAACTCGGTTTGCCGTTGAGAACAATGCCGGATAGATCGGCGCCTTTCTGCAGGGCCTGCATGGCGCCGAGAAGCCCTAGTTCATCGAGGTCCTTGACCGGTTTCGCGTCGATATGATCTCCCAATGTCAAGTCTTCACCGCGGTCCACGATGAGATTTTGTATGCCGAGTGCGTACGCCGAAAGCAGTTCCCCTTGAAGGGCGATTTGATTCCGATCGCGGCAGCAGACGTGTATGATGGCTTCCATTCCTTGCTGTTGCATCAAGACGCCGCCCCCTAAAGCGGTCATTCTCATTACGCCGTTTCCCATGTCAGGAATTGTAACGGCGTCAACTCGTCCCTTCAGCCTGCGGGCGTTGATGACAAACTCGGAGATGTCCACGCCTTTGGGCGTATCCATTTCGGCAAGTACTACAAATTCGCCTGAAGATAGTCGCTTGTGGAAACTCATAGGTGTTTTATTCCTTTGTCCGAGTGCATTTTAAGTTTTGTGAAAAAATCTACTTTCATAAGTCCGGGTCGTTGTCAATAGTTTTTTGTGACGACTTGAGTAGGCAATGGATAATTATTAAATGTTTATAATAAGTTATATATTCTATAATCAATCATTATAGACACATTTTGTTTACACATTAGCATGTACAAGTATTCCCGTTTTACCCTTTCGGTCATCCGTTTTTTTCGCCTCACGTAACAGCCCTATACCTTCGATTGGTTCCATTCGAATGTGTGACCCAGCCATGCTTGGAAGTTCCGAATTGGCCGAGCCGGGGCTCGGCGTTCCCAGGCGTGATCCAGCCACGCTCGGAAGTTCTTCCAATCCGTGTCTTTGAAAGGCCAGGGCCGATTGGGATGACCCTGTTCTTGAAACTCGTCCAAGCCTTTGGACAGCGAAGAACAAAACCGAACTTAGCTGATCCAAAATGTACCTAACCCCGATAGTGTCCGTCTTCGTTCGGTATCCTCAAAAAAGCCGTCGAGAACAACAAGCAATACTGGAAGGCCGGTGGGCGGTGATTCCGCTTCGCTCATGAGAAACGGAGTACTCCCTTGATCGGACCGATATGAATAACAAAACGGGATGTTGAAGGAACCGACACCGTTCGGTTTATTGCGGCCGGGCCAATCCAACTTAGTCGTACTCAGGCATGTTTATTGCTTGTGTGAGTTTGAAGAGAATGCCGGACAGAGAAAACCGTTCCGATTTAAGAGCCCTGTAAGGGGTCCGCCATCCATGTTTTTTCGAAAGGGAACTTCATGGACATACTACTTTTCCTCAAGAGCACAGAGGTGTCGATCCCTGTGTTTCAGATCGTGATGCTTTTGGCCCTGAGTACGCTGTCCCTGCTTTTCGGGAGAATGAAACTCGCCCTCCTGGTGAACTATGTATTCACGTTGTACTGGGGCTACATGCTCAATCGGGACCGGATATTCGGAGAGAGCCTAGAACAGATCAGTTATTTCAGTTCCTTTTATTTTCTTTTCGGTCTCTTCGTGGTGGTGTTGGCATCCATTGGGTTTATGACCCAAAAGGAATAATCCGGCGATGCGTCCTTCGTCACGTGTCTCCGAATCTCAACACACTCAGTTCCAGGAATCCCCGGTCGGACCGAGGTCAGCGGTCTCGATACGGGGATCCGTATCGCGCCGGCGACATCCTTGCATTCAATCGCGGATGACACTGCAGAACGATGAGACAGGAGAAGCAGGGGGCCCATCCGTGTCCGGGGAATCGGAACGGATGGGGTCGCTTCCTATGGAATAACCGGAACGTCGTATTCCCCGCAAGGTCCGACCATACAGGGCTTCAAAGCGCTGCCCCACCCAACATCGGTTACCACCGCTCCGGTTACATGAATTTCCGAGCGCACGCCGGACGCGAGACGTTTTGCCTCCGCACTATGGAGTGGACGTCACACCCAATTCCGGATTGCTCCTAAAGGTTCTCGACGTTTTTCCCGATGGTTTCTCTATAAGGCTGAAGGCGGAAACGCCTCGGTTTCATCGAGATGCTGTTTGATTCAGATTTTGCGATCGAGACAAATCTGTAGACGACAACGTACGGCCGGAAAAACGACCGGCCGAATGAATCGATTCCCCAACATGATGCTGTTTTCGACGAACTTAGGGAGAACTCATTGGAGTGTGATCGGAAAAGATCGAAGCTGAAAGACAAAGAAAGCGGCGGAACGTTCAACTCGATGCTGAGTATCCTTTTCCGGGCTTTTCCCGTCGCTATCGAGAAAGGCGACGATTTGCGATTCTGGAGGGAACGGATACTTCTCGTTACCCTCTGTTCGGGTGTGCTTTTCGCCTTTTTCCCGTTCATTCAGGGCATGAAATTGGCGTTTGAAGAGAGATCCTGGGGCATAGCACTCGCGGACGCGCTCTTCTATGGCGTAGCCGTGGCCTTGATCGTCTTCCGGCGGATTCGATTCGAGATTCGAGCGGGAGCAACGCTGTTCATGCTGTTGGTGCTCGGACTGATCATTCTGAACTATCGCGGCCCCGTAACATCCGGCCTCATCTATCTGTTCGGGTTTTCCGTGTTCGCCGGAGTATTGTTGGGCTTGAGAGCATCGCTGGTCGGTCTCGGCGTCAACGCATGGGCCGTTGTGACCATCGGTTGGCTGATCGACAAAAGTTATTTTCCATGGGTGTCCCAGCTGGGAATCACCGTATCGAAATGGATCGTTACGAGCGGTAATTTTCTCTTTTTGTCGGGCGCTGCCTCCCTGTCCATCGCGGTATTGGTAAAAGGTCTTGAAGCGAGTCTCATTTCAGAAATACGGACCTCGGAAGAGTTGGAGAAGGAGGCGCAAGAACGGAAGCTGGCTCAGCAGGCCTTGGCCGAAAGTGAGAAAAAATACAGGCAGCTCGTCCAATTTGCACCGGCGGGGATTGTCGAGATCGACCTG
This genomic interval from Deltaproteobacteria bacterium contains the following:
- a CDS encoding response regulator; the protein is MGNRSGAKAAFTPKILVMDDEKRIRDGCHKVLTSEGFEVDRAENGRIGLSMIDQEHFDIVLLDLMMPGLAGLEVLERIKLLHPDTAIIVITGYATVENSIEAMKKGAFDFIPKPFSPEQLRIVVSKALEFTRTLQDIATEKSRMHVMINQLADGVMATDPDKRVVLANPAFLRLLGYTGERVVGRPVSEFIRNDALENMMDRALTSAPDERIELCEEIRLGSKEADQEKILDARCAPFRDRMGRNLGTITVLHDITAMKKMDQLKSDFVTMVSHEIRSPMNTVLMQLNVVLDGLAGELTAKQREILTRTSERVLALVHLASELLDLAKIESGLISQKREAVSIDALLRDQVAFYTPKAERKRIRLSLLPVPKIPSILANKENIEEVFSNLITNAIHYTPEGGSITVSADVENEYLRISVSDTGFGIPREEQDRIFDRFYRVKNEKTRFITGTGLGLPIVKSIVEAHNGTIRVDSEVDKGSTFHVILPLPAS
- a CDS encoding PAS domain S-box protein; protein product: MAGTNDCVSNHSDWRVRVFDSLSLPTLILGKDKVIVYANEVAVKKFGMPVGELMGKSCHQVFYNSKDPCSPNICPLPKVLEEKKGHSTLRRILSEENGEIWEDRVFSPILDDNGEVMYVMESVRDVTRLKVLEKALRETKEFLERAVESSACAIVAASRNGKILFMNPAAEKLFGYSVAEMVDKESVENLYPPGVARAIMKKLRDETLGGKGKLPSTTIKILNANSEEIPAEITASIMYEDGQEIATMGIFNDLREKIAVEQKLKQAQEQLAQSEKLASLGQLAAGVAHEINNPLGGILLYANSILEQMTDDNPFREDLEYVIEDANRCKEIVKSLLAYSRQTSPIREFIQFNDLLEQSLMLIRDQAIFRNIQVIRELSDDMMLVHVDKNHLTQVCINLIMNAIGAMNGEGTLLFRSYRDKPAKKAYLEIEDTGCGIPEENLSKIFDPFFTTKEPGKGTGLGLSTAYGIVQENGGNISVKQTSPHGTTFLLELPLFVPADNSSSIPLEPADSPVKDV
- a CDS encoding response regulator translates to MISKPLVLVVDDDPDLVEAVSMKLESQSYRVKKAYDGVEAWDRIKEEKPALVILDVMMPRKDGYTLCNELKNDPDYEDIAVVLLTAVGSAVELTRYTHQDGMSTLADDFIPKPIDLEKLMGIVKENLA
- a CDS encoding methylenetetrahydrofolate reductase translates to MKTDSILEKVLATGQLAVTSECGPPRGAVPEKIQRKAEILRGYVDAVNVTDNQTAVVRMSSLSACILLKQLGLNPILQMVTRDRNRLAMQSDILGAYAHSINTMLCLSGDHPCFGDHPSAANVYDLDSIQLIQTVRKMRDQGKFQGGDDIENPPKMFIGAAANPFADPFELRVARLAKKVKAGADFIQTQCIYNLDKFERWMQGVRDRGLHEKVAILAGVTPMKSAGMAKYMKNRVPGMDVPDDVVKRLSGVPKEKQPEEGITMCVETIQRLKEMEGVRGFHIMAIEWEEKVPEIVERAGLLPRPKV
- a CDS encoding methylenetetrahydrofolate reductase C-terminal domain-containing protein, whose protein sequence is MITAESKPIDEIIEYIRPYRRIILAGCNECVTVCAAGGRKEVGILSSVLQMARMKSGEPLDVTEITLERQCDPEYVEELAPIIDRAEAVVSMACGCGVQEVARRFKNLPVFPAVNTKFMGASERQGVWAERCQGCGECVLAVTGGICPIARCSKRLLNGPCGGSTHGKCEINPDTDCAWQLIWDRLNALGLQDRYEDIMEAKDWRTSRDGGPRKIIKEDLA
- a CDS encoding hydrogenase iron-sulfur subunit, with translation MEHFEPVIVAFCCHYCAYTAADMAGTMRMTYPPNVKIVRVPCTGKVDTLHILRSLQKGADGVLVEGCLEGDCHFKVGNIRAAQRVKQAQKMVDEIGIGGERIEMTTMSAGMGGRFAHTVKEFTEKVRAMGPNPIKKFVEKNIRAAAGS
- a CDS encoding methylenetetrahydrofolate reductase — protein: MSFHKRLSSGEFVVLAEMDTPKGVDISEFVINARRLKGRVDAVTIPDMGNGVMRMTALGGGVLMQQQGMEAIIHVCCRDRNQIALQGELLSAYALGIQNLIVDRGEDLTLGDHIDAKPVKDLDELGLLGAMQALQKGADLSGIVLNGKPSFIVGCTIAPFGDEKALDTELEIARKKVEKGACFFISPPVFDPEQFLFLKERARDLNVPIIPTVILLKSVGMARYMTANLPGVKIAENTINRIRRASDRILECFRIAGETISALRESAQGVKIVTLGWEHRIPGILDSAGL